One part of the Fimbriiglobus ruber genome encodes these proteins:
- a CDS encoding serine/threonine-protein kinase encodes MLAPRPSDDELRAFQNGKPSNAVEQWLDADPGAAAVLAMLPAVGLAADVAGLSSMLAANDLLLEAGLPPPNPTVRFVQSLPTIGNHRILRELGRGGMGVVYLAHDADLNCKVAIKMILPEWSGDADLHARFRREGRALAGLRGKEGVVTAYSAGFDHDPPFLVMEYLEGATLEHWLPARPGPATAEDVLWVAEQSLAALSAVHAAGHVHRDIKPNNLWVANGSVKLLDFGVVTHAGADTGRAGTHGYIAPEQQSGGTVDGRADLYSLGAVLYRMATGRPPVGVADEPDPLRHLPRELSAFIRRLLAHKKEERPAHATAAMEELRAVRARVPLPESERQKERLEWVLLTAGLAAVLGIIGVWWLLDRAAVTHRAAERDAVVEQIRETDQAFDQLAKELDAAAKALEMAKAADLNGAPNAEALMKATAQFNTAWNNYQRARDQVLHSSGRRKELLDRLRNIDK; translated from the coding sequence ATGCTCGCCCCCCGTCCGTCGGACGACGAACTGCGGGCCTTCCAGAACGGCAAACCGTCGAACGCCGTGGAACAATGGCTCGACGCCGACCCGGGCGCCGCCGCGGTTCTAGCCATGCTTCCCGCCGTCGGGTTGGCGGCAGACGTGGCCGGGTTGTCGTCCATGTTGGCCGCGAACGACCTGCTACTTGAAGCAGGCCTACCTCCTCCGAACCCAACGGTCCGGTTCGTCCAGTCGCTCCCGACGATCGGCAATCACCGCATTCTGCGGGAACTCGGTCGCGGCGGGATGGGAGTGGTCTATCTGGCCCACGACGCCGACCTGAACTGCAAGGTGGCGATCAAGATGATCCTGCCGGAGTGGTCGGGCGACGCCGATTTGCATGCCCGCTTCCGCCGCGAGGGTCGGGCGCTCGCCGGGCTGCGTGGGAAGGAGGGCGTGGTAACGGCGTACTCCGCCGGGTTCGACCACGACCCACCGTTTCTGGTGATGGAATACCTGGAAGGGGCGACGCTCGAACATTGGTTGCCGGCGCGACCCGGGCCGGCGACGGCCGAAGACGTGCTGTGGGTGGCGGAGCAATCGCTCGCCGCACTGTCCGCCGTTCACGCCGCCGGGCATGTCCACCGCGACATCAAACCGAACAACTTATGGGTGGCGAACGGCAGTGTGAAGCTCCTCGATTTCGGCGTCGTCACCCATGCCGGCGCGGACACCGGGAGGGCCGGCACACACGGGTACATAGCACCGGAACAGCAGAGCGGCGGTACGGTGGACGGGCGGGCCGATCTCTACTCGCTGGGGGCGGTGCTGTACCGCATGGCCACCGGCCGCCCGCCCGTCGGCGTCGCCGACGAACCCGACCCGCTCCGGCACCTACCGCGAGAACTGTCCGCGTTCATCCGCCGACTGCTTGCCCACAAGAAGGAGGAGCGGCCCGCGCACGCAACGGCGGCGATGGAAGAGTTGCGGGCCGTCCGCGCCCGGGTTCCTCTGCCCGAGTCAGAACGGCAGAAGGAGCGGCTGGAGTGGGTTCTGCTCACCGCGGGATTGGCCGCCGTCCTGGGTATAATCGGGGTATGGTGGTTGCTCGACCGCGCTGCGGTAACTCACCGGGCGGCGGAGCGGGATGCGGTCGTCGAGCAGATTCGAGAAACGGACCAAGCATTCGACCAGTTGGCTAAGGAACTTGACGCCGCCGCGAAAGCGCTGGAGATGGCGAAAGCAGCCGACTTGAATGGGGCGCCGAACGCCGAAGCCCTGATGAAGGCGACCGCGCAATTCAACACGGCTTGGAATAACTATCAGAGAGCACGGGATCAGGTCCTCCACTCCAGCGGCCGCCGTAAAGAATTGCTCGACCGATTAAGAAATATAGATAAATAA